CTCTCATCGGAGCCATGGTCTACACCTTCGCCCGGGTCGATGCGGTTCTGTCCATGAAGGTTGAGGATTACTACGTTCAGGGCAAACGCTGGTGGCTGCGGCTTCATGAGAAAAACGCCAAGGTCGTTGAAATGCCTGCGCATCACAAGCTGGAGGAATTCATGGACGCCTACATCGAGGCCGCCGGGATGGTCGGCAGAAAGAACGCTCTTCTTTTTCAGACATTCCGAGGTCGTTCCACAGCTTTGACCGGCAGGCCGATGGCCCAGGCCGACGCCTGGCGGATGATCCGAAGACGTGCCCGGGAAGCCGGAATTGCCACGGCGATCGGAAGTCACTCGTTCCGGGCGACCGGAATTACCAACTACCTGAGCAACGGCGGAAAGCTCGAAACCGCTCAGCGGATGGCCGGGCACGAAAGCCCGAGAACTACCGGTCTTTACGACAGGCGCGACGACGATCTCACGCTGGACGAGATTGAGCGCATATCGATTTGATCTGTTGCATGATCTCCCTTCTCTGTCGATTTCAGTCGCATCCATTACGGCAGTGAGCGATTTCACATGAAACCCCACCCTATTGTCTGAATTGCAGTTTCTTCAAAGAACTCTGGCCTTCTATACGTGATACACGTATACTTGAGAAAAGCATGGAGTATGCAGACCGT
This genomic stretch from Candidatus Manganitrophaceae bacterium harbors:
- a CDS encoding integrase, translated to MTDELIVREKSIELVAAYGFDLVPVPVADAGEKAAYRFLEFFAARIRNRHTRRAYFRNAAHFFSWAEFRRLGLADITSMHLAAYIEEISHESAAPSVKQTLATLRMLFDWLVIGQIVPVNPAAAVRGPKHVVRKGKTPVLTEEEAKELFESIDVSRLPGLRDRALIGAMVYTFARVDAVLSMKVEDYYVQGKRWWLRLHEKNAKVVEMPAHHKLEEFMDAYIEAAGMVGRKNALLFQTFRGRSTALTGRPMAQADAWRMIRRRAREAGIATAIGSHSFRATGITNYLSNGGKLETAQRMAGHESPRTTGLYDRRDDDLTLDEIERISI